The bacterium nucleotide sequence ATCACACTTCTCTTCCTCGGGGCCATTCCCCAACCTTCGGGCGGAGGTTGGGGAGAGGCGCTGGTCACCCTGTCCTTCTGGATCGCTTTCGGTTCGGTCGCCTTGAAGGACCATCCCTCCCGTTGGCTCTTGGCCGGGGCCGGGGCCTTGGCCCTTTTCCTTTTCGGGTTGCCTTTTCCCCTCAAGATCGCCTTCGGCATGTTCCTGCCGACGCTGGTCCATGTGTTCCTCTTCACCGGGATCTTCATCCTCTTGGGCGCTTTGAAGGGACGGAGCCTCTCCGGCATCCTTTCATTGGCCGTTTTCGGGGCCATGATGCTGTTGTTCCTCTGGGTCCACCCGGGCGCATCCTATAGTCCCAGCCCTTATGTGCAGGATAGTTATGGGGTCCTGACCGAAGGAGGCGGTGGCACCAGCCCTTTCATCCTCATCAACCGGTTCCTGGCGCACCGTCTGGGATTCCCTGGCTCCGAGGTCCTCACGGGCGGCTCCCAGGCGGCCAACCATTACCTCTATTCCCATCCGGCGGCCCTGTCCCTCATGGCTTTCATCGCCTTTGCCTATACCTACCACTACCTCAATTGGTTCTCGAAGACCTCGGTCATCGGATGGCATGAGATCCCCCGGCGACGGGCTTGGGTCATCTTGGCCCTATGGGCCCTTTCGATAGGTCTTTACGCCTGGAATTACTTATGGGGCCTGAAATGGCTTTTTTTCCTCAGCTTTGCCCATGTCCTGTTGGAATTCCCCCTGGATCAGCTGACTTTCCTTTCCATTGGGCGGGAATTGGTCTCCCTGGCCCGGTTGCGGGACAGAGCCGCCCGGGGTCGTTGAGCCCCTGCAACTTTTCAGAGGTAAACTTCGTCTTATTCGCAAGGGACGAAGGTCCCTTAATTCAAAGGCCCGAAAGGGCCCGGAGGAAATCCATGAAAAAGTCGATCTTAGTTCTGTTGGCGGCCCTGTTCTTGGGCAGCACCGGTTTGGTCTTGGCGCAAGAAACGGCCCCGGCTTCCACGCCCGTGGCGAAAGTGAGCCACAAGGCCAAGCGAGCCAAGAAGATGAAGAAAATGAAGAAGGCCAAGAAGGTCGAAGCCGCTCCGGCGACGACTTCCACCACGCCGACCAACTGATCGAATCGGGGATCTTATCCCCGATCACGACAAAAGCCCTTGGGAATTGTCCCGGGGGCTTTTTTATTTCGCGGGACAAGTTCGAGCCATATTTTCCCAAGCGTTATCCGGGGAATGTCAGGCCCCGGCCACTTCCGGGCGGTATGTGCGGGTAAAAGAAGGTGTTTTGTTCCCATTCCCTGTTCGGCAGTCATGGGGTTCGGGGGGCGGATGGAGCGAGAAGAACCTCAACAACGAGACCCCGGCAGATGTACCCCCACCTAACAAGAGCCCAACTAATGGATAAAGTGGTGTCTTTTTCGTGGCGGCCTTCTTGGGCCGTTAAAAACCCTGATATTTCCCTTCAATCTGACGGCTGTCATAGGAGCGTTGAAAAAAGGCGGGAAAATCCTTTGGCCCCACGTCTTTGCGGCCGCGCCTTGAGTTCCATGGGGTGGGGGCCTATACTTACCGCTCCCCCAAAATCAATAAAATTATTCAACTTTTTTGGGTCGTGTCGGAGAAGGAGTTTTCATGAAGTACGCTCAAAGCATTCACTGCCATGTTTGCGAAGGCAGCGTGAAGATGGTGAACGGCCGTACCGTGGCCGCCAAGGCGAAAGCCGCTTCCCAGGTCGAGATCGACGTGCTCTGTGTCGATTGCGGGACCCGAGGGAGCGTCGTTAGGGACATCGAGACCCTTCCGTTCAGCGAGAGGGAATTTTGCCAGGAGAAGGGCCTCTTGAACTTCAAGGCCCAGGTCCAGGGCAAGGGTGTCTATGTGAATATGAGGCTCACCCGCCGCTAAAATCCAATTCGCCGCATCCCTGACCATGCCCGAACCTAAAGGCGCGTCCCTTTACGATGGTCCCTTCGCGTCCTTTTACGACCGTCATTTCGGGAATCATGCCCGCGAACTCGCCCCTCGCTTGCTCCGTTTCTGGGCCGATCCTTCCAACCAGCCGCCTTTAAAAGAGATATTGGACCTGGGATGTGGTCCCGGCCATTTGGCCCTGCCTCTTTTGGAAGCCGGTTACCGGGTCACGGGTCTCGACCTCTCGGAAGAAATGCTGGCCTTGGCCAAGGTCCGTTGTGCCCGTTATCTTCCGACCGGTCAGGCCCAGTTCCTCGCCATGGACATGACCCGATCCCTCCCCGGCCGTCACTTCGGGACCGCGGTCTCTTCCTATAACAGTGTGAACCATTTGAAGGATCCGGGACAATTGAGGGAGTGCTTTCGTTCGGTCAAGAATTCCCTCCATCCCCTGGGGGCCTTCCTGTTCGATTTCCATACCCTCCAAGGACTCCGAGCCTGGGCCCGGCCGGAAAAGGGGTCGGTGGCCGGGGAAGAGCTGGAGGTTTCCGGGGGCTTCGAAGAAGGGGAAGGACAGGCTTGGATGCGCTTAAGGGGCCGGCAGGACGGGGAATCTTTCGAAGGGACGATCTGGAACCGGTCCTATCCACTGGCCCAGGTCGTCCAATGGCTCCAAGCCGAAGGTTTCAGGAAAGTGACCCTCTCGGGATTTGGAACGATCGGGGAACCATTGCCCGATCCGGGGTCCGTGGATCGGGTCCTGTTCGTCGCGCGCCCTTGAAATCCCCTCCCGCCGCTCCCAAGATTGATTTTCCCACCACCCAATTTTCAAGGAGACGATCGTGAAGATCAGGTTGACCGAAGAAGCCACCGCCCGGCTGAAGGCCCAAAGCCAGGCTTGGCCTATCCCCCAAAAAGCCAAGGCTTTCGCCCAAGGGGATATCCGCCTCACGGCCGTTCTTCGTCATTGTCCGCGGCGGATGTGGTCCTTCACGCTTAAAAAGACCCACTGGACCATCGCCCAGGTCCTTTGGCATTTGGCGGACCAGGAGGCGAACCTTTATGTCCGCTTGCGGTTGGCGGCGGCCCAACCCGGCTCCTTCGTGTCCTCCTACGACCAGGAAATATGGGCGGACCGATTGGCCTATCCCAAAGCCCCGGCCGAACAAGCGCGGGACCTGATCCTCCTTCTGCGCAAGGCGAACTCGGACCTTTTGGCCCGGATCCCCCGCAGGGCCTGGAAGGGGAAGGTCGAACATCCCGAGTGGGGGACCAAGGACCTGGAGTACATGGTGGCCCTGAACATTTGGCACCTGGAACATCATTTGCGGCAAATGGAAAGGCGCCTGAGGGAGTGGAAGGCCGGGAAGTAGCGTCGTAGCCGGGGATTCCATCGTTGATTTTGAAGGCTTCGGTAGTGTACAAATGACCCTCATTCTTCAAGGAAAGAACAGGAAATCGGTCCCCATGACCCAACCCAAGAATTGGAAAGAAAAGCTCCAAGACAGCATGCCCCCCGATTGGGCCCGCGAGGTCGATGAGTTCGAGGCCCAGATCGGCCTCAACAAGCAGGGGAAGATCGAGCCCCGCATATTCGCCGAGACCCGTTTGCGCCGGGGGGCCTATGGCCAGCGCTATGACAACGGGCACCGTAATGACGGCAAGCAGATCCGCCACCTGAAATACCCCTCGGACGGGACCTGGAAGGGTCCCGACACCCATTGGGACGCTCCCGGCATGCAGCGGATCAAGTTCCCTTGGGGGGGACTGACCGCCGACCAGATGGATGTCCTGGCCGACCTGGCCGAGGAATATTCCGACGGCATCGCCCACATCACCACCCGGCAGGATTTCCAGCTCCACTTCATCCACGTGGAGGATACCCCCAACATCATGCGCCGCCTGGCCTCGGTCAACATCACCACCCGGGAAGCCTGCGGCAATTCGGTGCGCAACGTGACGGCTTGCCCCATCGCGGGGGTCTGCAAGACCGAATCCTTCGACGTGACGCCCTACTCCAAGGCCATCTTCAAGTTCATGCTGGGGCACCCCGACGCCCAGGACTTCGGCCGGAAGTTCAAGATCGCCTTCTCGGGTTGCGCGGGCGAGGCCTGCGGCCTGGTCAACATGCACGACATGGGTTTCATCGCCAAGAAGGCCATGGTCCAGGGCAAGGCGACCCGGGCCTTCGATGTCTTCGTGGGCGGCGGGTTGGGGCCGGTCCCCTACAACGCCAAGCTCCTGTTCCAGGACCTGCCGGTGGAGGAGATGCTCCCCATCACCCAGGCGGTGGCCCGGGTCTATGGCCGGCTGGGCGAAAAGAAGATCCGCGGCATGGCCCGCATCAAGTTCCTGGTGGCCAAGCTGGGCATCGACGAATTCCGAAAACTGGTCGAGGAAGAACGCAAGATCCTTCCCCATGACGACCGTTGGACCAGCCTGATCACCCAGTACCTGAAAGAGGAGGAAAAACCCGTCAAGCCCGGGGCCAGCCTGCGCGCTTCCTCCCTCCCGAAGGGTTTCCTGGACTGGAAAAAGACCAATGTGGTCACCCAGCCCCAATTCGGTTTTGTCTCCGTCTATGTGAAGGTTCCTTTGGGGGACCTGACCTCGACGCAGTTGCGGGGTCTTGCCCGCCTGGCGCGCCAATATGTGAAGGACTCGGTCCGCACCACGGTGGAGCAGAATCTGCTCTTCCGCTGGGTCAGCGAGGCCGACCTGCCCGCCTTCTTCGAGGAACTGCAGGCCATTGGGCTCGCCCAGGGAGGCGCCAACACCATCTCGGACATCACGTCCTGTCCCGGGACCGATACCTGCAAGCTGGGCATTTCCGCTTCACGCGGTCTGGCCCGGGAACTTTCCCAACGCATGGACGCCATGCTTTCCCAACTTCCCCCCGAGGTGAGGGACCTCAAGATCAAGGTGAGCGGCTGTCCCAATTCCTGCGGACAGCATCACATCTCCGACCTGGGTTTCTACGGGGTCTCCCGCAAGGCGGGGTCCTATACCGTTCCCCATTTCCAACTGGTGCTGGGCGGGCAATGGAAGAACAACGGCGGGTCCTACGGCCTGGCCGTGGCGGCGGTCCCCTCCAAGCGCATCCCGGAGACGGTGAAGCGTCTGACCGACAAGTTCGTGAAGGAACGCAAGAAGGACGAGGATTTCCAGGCTTTTGTCCAACGCATCGGCAAGGTGGCCATCAAGGAACTGCTGGCGGACCTGTCGGTCATCCCCTCCCACGACGCCGAGCCAGCCCTTTTCACCGACTGGGGCGATGTGCGGGAATACACCATCGCCGACATCGGTAAGGGCGAATGCGCGGGCGAGGTGGTGACGCCGGCCGAGTTCTCCCTGACCGCCTCCGAGGCTAAGGTCTTCGAGGCCCAGGTAAAGCTGGACGAAAAGGACCTGAAAGCCGCCGTGGCATTGGCCTACGAGGCCATGATCTTCGCGGCCGAGGGCGTGGTGCGCACCCGCGACCGGGAATGGGTGGGCAAGTCGGACGCCACCGTCGCCGAGTTCCGCAAGCACTTTTTCGATACCGGCGAGTTCGTGAAGCATGTCAACAATACCCAGTTCGCGGCCTTCCTTTTCAAGGCCCATGAGAACCGGCTGGAGAACCCCAACCACGATGAAGCCCATCGCCGGGTGGAGGAAGCCCAGCTGTTCCTGGAGGCCGCCCACAGCTACGTCGCCAATGCCGCCCCCGTCCCGGCCCCGTTGCCGGGCGTGAAGTAAGGGGGGATCATGAACCTGCAAAAGATCGGCGTGAAATTCTTCCTGGGGTCGGGGACCGAGATCCCGCTCTCTTCCTTCATCCCCGTATTCCACCATTGGATCCAGGACGACCTGTTGGAAGGCCTGCTGGTGGACGTGGCCGAGTACACCCATGTGCACCAGGGACCGGGGGTCCTGGTGGTGGCCCATGAGGCCAACTACAGCTTGGATGAGGAATTGGGAAAGCGTGGCTTCCTTTACACCCAGAAGCGGCCGCCGGAGAAATCCTCCCAGGAGCACTTGGCCACCGCCTTCCGCCGGGTCTTGAAGGGATGCCAATTATTGGAGAAGGACACGGCGGTGGGCGGGGTCAAGTTCGATACGACCCGTTTCCAGGTCTTCGTCAATGACCGCGCCGAAGCCCCGTTCAATTCGGAAAGTTTGGGGGCTTTGGAGAGCGAATTGAACCCCTTCCTGTCCTCCCTATTGGCCGGGGAAAAGTTCCAGTTGATCCCCGAGAAGGACCCCCAGAGGCGCGTCGGGTTCGAAGTGAAGGTCCCGAAGCCCGAGAGCTTGGAGACCCTGGCCGGGCGCCTGCCGGCCTAACCTCCGTATTGCCAGCCGGTCGTTGAGAGCAACAAGGGCCCTTCCAAGGGTCCTTCCTCCGCACCCACCACCTCCGCCAAGACCACCACATGGTCCCCCTGGTCCAGCTTGCCCGTGACCTTGCATTCCACATGACCCGCCATGCCCGGAAAGAAGGGCGTTTTGAGCGCGGCGCTTTCCTGGAAAGCTTCCCCGGCCAGGGTGTTCCCCTGGGGTTCCACGTGCTTGAAGAATTTCTGGGCGGTCTCCTTTTGGTCCTTCCCCAGGAAGTTCAGGACGAAGGTCCCGGATTCCGAGACCACCTGGTAGGTGTGGGAGTCCTTCTTGATGCCGGTCGCGATGAGGGGCGGCTGGAAGGAGGCCTGGGTCACCCAACTGACGGTGGAAGCGGCGACCTTGTCGCCGGCCCGGGAGGTCAGCACATAGAGCGCGTGGGGGATCATCCGAAGGTTCTTCTTCTTCGCCGCTTCGTTCATGGGGCACCTCGTTCCACAGGATGGGTCCTTTTAGCCCAAAGGCCGGGCCGAAGGCAACGGCCCATTTTGGGGGAAGGCAATCCCGATGGGCCATGTTAAACTTTCGGAACTTGCCCGGCCCCTGAAAGGACCTCCCTTTGCATCCCGCCGATATCCTCGAAAAATTGATCCAGGTGCAACATACGGACTCGGGACGGGACGAGCTGGAGCGCCTGAAAAAGGACCAGTTGGCCCAGATCGCGGCCCTGGACAAAAAGGTGGCCGAACTGAAGGCCCGCATCGCCGCCGAGAAGAAGGTCCTGGAGGACCAGGCCAAGGCCCGCAAGACCCTCGAGATCGAGGTCGGGACCCTGGAGACCAAGATCAAGAAATACCAGGGCCAGGAGGGCGAGGTCAAAAGCAACGAGCAAATGCTCGCCCTCCAGCACGAGACCGCGAAGGCGAAAGAGGACAGGTCCAAGGCCGAGGAAAAGGCGTTGGAGGGGCTTTTCCGGGAGGACACTTTGAAGGCCGGGATCCAAGGGCTCCAGGAGCAGCTGGACCGGGACGAGCAAAGGGCCGAACAGGAAAAAAAGGAGATCCGCTCCAAGATCGGGGAGTTGGACAAGGCCCTGGCCGAGAAACTATCCGAACGGTCCGCCCAGCTGATGGAATTGCCGGAGGATTTCCGGGAAGGTTACGAGAAGCTCCGGAACACCAACAAGAAGATCGCGGTGGCCAAGGTGTCCGACGACCGGATCTGCGAAGGCTGTCATATGAACGTCCCTCCCCAGCTCCTGAACGAAGTGAAGAAGGGCATCGCGATCCACCGTTGCGATTGCGGCCGATATCTCTATCTCTAAAAGGGAACCATGAGCGCCAAGACCGCCAAACGAGTCCTCCGCATCGAGGCCCAAGGGTTGCTCCGCTTGGCCCGACTGACCGGGGCTTCTTTCGGGGCCGCCGTGAAGCTGGTCCTTAGGTCCAAGGGCCGGGTGTTGGTGACGGGCGTCGGCAAATCGGGCCTGGTCGGCCAGAAGATCGCCGCCACCCTTTCCTCCACCGGGACCCCCGCCCTTTTCCTGGGCGCCTCGGAGGCCATGCACGGGGACCTGGGCAAGGCGTCCAAGGGTGACGTGGTCCTGGCCCTTTCCAACAGCGGTGAAAGCGACGAACTCAAGACCCTGATCCCTCATTTGAAGCGCATGGGCTGCCGTATCATCCTTTTCACCGGCAATGCCCGCTCGGCCCTGGCCCGTCTTTCGGATGTGGTGGTCTATGCGGGGGTCGAAAAGGAAGCCTGTCCTTTGCGCTTGGCCCCCACGGCCAGCACCACGGCCGCGTTGGCTTTGGGGGACGCCCTGGCCGTCGCCCTGATGGAGGCGCAGGGTTTCACCGAAAAGGATTTCGCCCTTTTCCATCCCGCGGGGGAGCTGGGCCGCCGGCTCCATTTGAAGGTGGGGGATATCATGCGGCAGGGTTCCCGGGTGCCCAAGGTGGCGATGGGGGCATCCTTCCCGGCCATCGTTCGGGAGATCAACGCCAAGAGGGTGGGGTGCGCCTGCGTAACGGGCAAGGCGGGACGCCTGGAGGGCATCATCGTGGATGGAGACCTGCGTCGGGCCATGCTGAAGGATCCCGACATCCGCCGGTGGAACGCCTCGAACCTCCGAACGCCCAAGCCTTCCACCATCCCGGAAGGGGCCACCCTGGCCCAGGCTTTGCAAACCATGGAGCAAAGGTCCATCTTCCAGTTGATCGTGGTGGACGGGAAGAAAAGGCCCGTCGGACTGGTCCACTTGCACGACTTGTTGGGGCGGGGTGCCGTCAAGATCGTTTGAAAGCGAGAGCGATATGGCCATCAAGGACATCGAGCTGTTCCTCACCGACGTGGATGGATGCCTGACCGACGGGAAGGTCTATCTGGGGGTCGGGGAGGAACTGAGCGCCTTCGACATCCAGGACGGCATTGGGCACCGCTTGGCCGTTTATGGCGGCCTGCGGATCGGCTGGCTCTCGGGACGCATCTCCAAGCCGGTGGCCCGTCGCGCCAAGCATTTGAAGGTCCCCTACCTGTTCCAGGGCAAGCTGGATAAGCTCATCGCCGCCCAAGCCCTTTGCAAGAAACTGAAGCTGGACCTTTCGCGGGTCGCCTACATGGGGGACGACCTGATCGACATCCCCCTGCTTTCACGCGTCGGCTTCTCCGCCACCAACCCCTACGGCCGTCCCGAGGTGAAGAAGGTCGTCGATTACGTGACGAAAGCCCCTGCCGGGGGAGGCGCCTTCCGCGAGGTGGTGGAACATATCCTCAAGGGTCAAGGCCGCTGGAAGAAGGCCCTGGACCTTTTCCACCGGAACAATGTCCGGATAGGTTCCGGCGCCATGCTGGTCTGACCTTGCCCCTCGCCGCCGCTCCCGAACGTCCGGTCAAATTCAAGCACCAGGTCATCTATCATTGCGCCCGTGGCCTGATGGCCCTGCTCCAGGCCCTGCCCTACGAAAAGGTCGGGCGCCTGGGCCTCCTTTTCGGGTCGGTGGTCTTCGCCCTCTCCGAACGGGAAGCGGCCAAGACCCTTCGCAACCTCAAGACCGCCTACGGGGACGACCTGACCTCCGCCGAGAGGCTCCGGTTGGCCCGGCGGGTCTGGCGCAATTTCGGGCGGAACATCTTCGAGGCGGTCCATTGGTTGCGTTGGACGACCGAAAGGATCCGTTCCCAGGTGGCGGTTGTTTACGGGGAAGAGGAGCTCAAGGCGGCCTTCGCCCGGGGAAAGGGCGTCTTCGTGGTCTCGGCCCACTTGGGGAACTGGGAACTGCTGGCCTCCCATGTTTCGGGCTTGGGGCCCACTTCCGGATTGGCCCAGAACCTCTATGACCCGCGCTTCGACAGCCTGGTGACGGACTTCCGCGTGAAGAACCTGGGGCTGGTCCAGATGATCAAACGGGGTTTCGCGTTGCGCGGCATCCTGGAGGCCCTGGGCCAGGGGCATTTCATGATGGCCCTCGTGGACCAGGACACGGGGAAGGACGGGGTCTTCGTGCCCTTCTACGGGAAAATGGCCTGGACCCAGTCCGGGGTGGCCCGGATCGCCCAGAGAACGGGGGCTTCCCTGGTGCCGGCCTTCATGGTCCGAGGGCGGGACGGCCGCTATGAGATGCACGTCGAAAAGGCGATCCTGGTACCCGCCGAAGGGGACAAGGAAAAGAACGTGCTGGAGGCCGTGACGGACCTGACCCGGACCATCGAGAAATACGTGAGGGAATACCCGGATCAATGGGTCTGGATGCACGATCGTTGGAAAACCAGGCCGGATGACGAGAACAAGGTTTAAAATAGAAGCCTATGCCCAAACGATCGACCCCCCTGGTCCCTATTCCTGAACCTATCCCCATGGCGTTGGGGGAGGAACCAGCCGTGGTCAAACGGCGGCGCTACACCTGGATCGTCGGGGTTTCCCTGGCCCTCATCGGGTTCGTGGCCTGGGGGATCTGGAAGGACCGGGCTCCCGTGGCCGTCCCCGAGACCTTCTCCGAGGGGGAGAACTCACCGGACGCCCTGATCCAGAAGTTCCACCTGGTCTCCACCGTGCAAGGACGCAAGACCTGGGAGTTCTATGCCAACGAGGCCCGGCTCTACCAGAACAAGAAAGAGGCCTACACCGACACGATCTACGCCGAGTATTACCGCAAGGACAAGCTGGTCTCCACCCTGACGGCGGACAAGGCGGTGGTGAACACCGAGACCAATGCCACCGAGGCCAGCGGACACGTGGAGCTCATCGTCCAGAACGGCTCGAAACTGGAGACCGAGAAGTTGAGCTGGGACCCGGACACCGACCTCATCCACACCGACGGGCATGTGCATGTCTTCAAGGGGAAGGACGACATCAGCGCCGACGGTATGGTGGCCGACACCCAGCTCAACAACATCAAGTTCACCCGGAACGTCCAAACGCAGGTCCGTGACACGAAGGAGATCCAGACCTTCAGCAAACCGAAGCCTTTTTGAGGGGCGCGATGCTTTCTGAACGGGGGAGGGGAATGGAGCGGGCAGGATGGCTTGGGTTGGCCGTTCTGGTGGCGCCCCTATGGGCCTATGACATCGACCAGGGAAAGGTCCAGCAGGTCTCGTCCCAAAAGCCGGTGCGCATCTCGGCCGACGAGCTGACCTTCGACAAACCCAAGGGGCTGACCCTTTTTACCGGCGATGTGAAGGCCGTTCACGACCAGATCACTCTCCTGAGCGCGAAGTTACAGGCCCTGGAGGACAACCGGGAAGCCTCGGCGGAGGGACACGTGCGGGTCATGGATATGGGCCAAGGGATCACCCTCACCTGCGGCAACCTGGAATATGAGGACCGGATGAACCTGATGACCGCCCACGACCACCCGGTCATGACCACGTTGGACGAGAATGGGAAACCCATCTCGGTCACGGGCCGCCAGATGGAAATGGATTCGGACAAGAAGACCGTCACCATCAACCAGAACGTCCTCATCCAGAACGCGGACGGGAAGGCGGAGGCCCAAAAGGCCACTTTCCTATCGCAGAAAGACCAGTTCGTCCTGGAGGATGATCCCCGGTTCACTACTCCCAGCGCCCTTCTGACCGGAAGGCGGATCCTCTCCAACCTTTCGGGGGACCGCGGGGTCATCGTCGAGGGAATGGCCGAGGGCTATTTCAATCCGACGGGAGGTCCCGTCTCTCCGGCTTCCAGGATCCCGACGACCCAACGCCCGGGACCCATACTTCCTTTATCTTCCGTTACACCGGTGGCTACGCCCGGCGGTCCCACATCGCCCTTCAACCGGTGACGGGTGGGCGGGTTTAGGCCATAATGGCCCGACCATTCCATGAGGAGCGCCGCTTGAAGACCCTTCGCACCGAGAACCTCATCAAGGTTTACAACAAGAAGCGGGTGGTGAACCAGGTCTCCATCGAGGTCCACCAGGGCGAGGTGGTCGGGCTCCTCGGGCCCAATGGCGCCGGCAAGACCACGACCTTCTACATGACCACCGGCTTCATCTCGCCCGACGCGGGGGCCGTTTATTTCCAGGACGAGACAAGGGCCCAGGACATCAGCGAGCTTCCCATGTACAAGCGGGCGCGCCTAGGGATCGCCTACCTTCCCCAGGAACCTTCCATCTTCCGCAAGCTCACCGTCGAGGAGAACCTGCTGGCCATCCTGGAATTGACGCCCCTCTCCAAGGTGGACCGGGAAAAACGCAAAAAGGAACTGCTCGAGGAGTTCAAGGTCTCCCACCTGGCCAAGCAGAAGGCCTATACCCTCTCGGGCGGCGAGCGCCGCCGGGTGGAGATCGCCCGGGCCCTGGTGCTCCAACCCACTTTCATCCTGCTGGACGAGCCCTTCGTGGGCATCGACCCCATCGCGGTGCAGGACATCCAGGCCATCATCCGCTACCTCAAGAAAAAGAAGATCGGCATCCTCATCACCGACCACAATGTCCGCGAGACCCTCTCCATCGTGGACCGGGCCTACATCATGTTCGAAGGGAAGATCCTGCTCGCCGGCACCGCCTCCAAGCTCGCCACCAACAAGAAGGCCAAGGAGATCTACCTGGGCGAGCGGTTCTCGCTGAAGTAGACCTGTGTCCCCCCGGAAATACACCGTCAAAGGCTGGATCGACGACCATTGGAGGCCCGTGACCCGGGGCCTCGCCCG carries:
- the lptB gene encoding LPS export ABC transporter ATP-binding protein, with translation MKTLRTENLIKVYNKKRVVNQVSIEVHQGEVVGLLGPNGAGKTTTFYMTTGFISPDAGAVYFQDETRAQDISELPMYKRARLGIAYLPQEPSIFRKLTVEENLLAILELTPLSKVDREKRKKELLEEFKVSHLAKQKAYTLSGGERRRVEIARALVLQPTFILLDEPFVGIDPIAVQDIQAIIRYLKKKKIGILITDHNVRETLSIVDRAYIMFEGKILLAGTASKLATNKKAKEIYLGERFSLK